One part of the Eucalyptus grandis isolate ANBG69807.140 chromosome 10, ASM1654582v1, whole genome shotgun sequence genome encodes these proteins:
- the LOC104423762 gene encoding UPF0481 protein At3g47200: protein MFSMEPNNSDSIAPLDEVQRYWKMRSIYRVPARFTALNREAYQPQVVSFGPYHHGEAHLLPMEEHKRRTVRHLLKRSKKPKECFFESLREVAWDLEESYDALDPKWKAGSGKDAAPQFLELMITDGCFMLEILRFAASEVDDYAPNDPIFSYHGNIHIMTDICKDMLMLENQLPMLVLDRLVAVESDGKKDDEFVSRLILECFLFPSEGITRMDKCLHVLDVFRKKMLMEPEKEDEEDDESVNKFILKLCFPCKGITWMGKCLHVLDVVRNSMLMKPKKKDKVKRDDSREIIQLASATELSEHGIKFKRSKTDSITHISFAGGALTLPKIRVDEMTMSNFLNLTAFEYLHVETENEVMSYIYCMDQIINNGQDVALLRAQGIIVNHLESDEAVAKMFNSLGKVVTIKPSHSLRDVLGKVNEYRNKHWNMWRANLIHTYFRNPWVALSLIAAVSLFALTTIQTVYSVLGYYK from the exons ATGTTTTCTATGGAACCGAACAACTCCGACTCGATTGCCCCACTTGACGAGGTGCAACGGTACTGGAAGATGCGGTCCATCTACAGGGTCCCCGCACGTTTCACCGCCCTCAACCGCGAGGCCTACCAGCCACAAGTTGTCTCCTTCGGCCCCTACCACCATGGCGAGGCCCACCTCCTCCCCATGGAGGAACACAAGCGCCGCACGGTCCGCCACCTCCTTAAGCGGTCCAAGAAGCCTAAGGAGTGCTTCTTCGAGTCCCTGAGGGAGGTGGCGTGGGACCTCGAGGAGAGCTACGACGCGCTGGACCCAAAGTGGAAGGCAGGAAGCGGCAAGGACGCGGCACCCCAGTTCCTGGAGCTGATGATAACTGACGGCTGCTTCATGCTCGAGATCCTGAGGTTCGCAGCCAGCGAGGTGGACGACTACGCGCCCAACGACCCCATCTTCAGTTACCACGGGAACATCCACATAATGACAGACATTTGCAAGGATATGCTGATGCTGGAGAATCAGCTTCCGATGCTAGTGCTGGATCGGCTGGTGGCTGTGGAGAGCGATGGCAAGAAG GACGACGAATTCGTCAGCAGGCTCATCCTCGAGTGCTTCTTGTTCCCCAGCGAGGGCATCACAAGGATGGACAAATGCCTGCACGTCCTGGACgttttcaggaaaaaaatgCTGATGGAGCCCGAgaaggaggacgaggag GACGACGAATCCGTCAACAAGTTCATCCTCAAGCTCTGCTTCCCATGCAAGGGCATCACATGGATGGGCAAATGCCTGCACGTCCTGGACGTTGTCAGGAACAGCATGCTGATGAAGCCCAAGAAGAAGGACAAGGTGAAGAGGGACGACAGTCGGGAGATTATACAATTGGCCTCGGCCACCGAGCTCAGCGAGCATGGGATCAAGTTCAAGAGGAGCAAGACCGACAGCATCACGCACATTTCCTTTGCGGGTGGGGCCCTGACGCTCCCCAAGATCCGGGTGGATGAAATGACCATGTCCAATTTCCTCAACCTCACGGCATTCGAGTACCTCCATGTCGAGACTGAAAACGAGGTCATGTCCTACATCTACTGCATGGACCAAATAATCAACAACGGGCAGGATGTCGCGCTTCTCCGCGCCCAAGGTATCATCGTGAATCATCTGGAGAGCGATGAGGCGGTAGCCAAGATGTTCAACTCGCTGGGCAAGGTTGTGACGATCAAGCCCAGCCACAGCCTCAGGGACGTGCTCGGGAAGGTCAACGAGTACCGCAATAAGCACTGGAATATGTGGAGGGCTAATCTCATCCACACCTACTTCAGGAATCCTTGGGTTGCATTGTCTCTCATCGCTGCCGTCTCCCTCTTTGCGCTCACCACAATTCAGACTGTATATTCCGTCCTCGGCTACTACAAATGA